One region of bacterium genomic DNA includes:
- a CDS encoding formylglycine-generating enzyme family protein: MRLIFITFGLTLLSFLFIGCSDSSDPIDPNEDRNPGEWRWPENAGNDGLQYGEQIQVPSGTFTMGWQNGETEPYSVSMTRPVSQVTVSGFWMDKFEVTNLAFKTYVNAANPDDTLRPREFLQLPSSGQYPWYEVDSMGNYAVQPVSWWGAVYYANWRSRLERLDEVYTIYDSAGANRIRWDRSKNGYRLPTEAEWEYVARGGADRNYIFSWGNDPIYDEVMNIPRAAFGAVDAVQYTMNSSFRTRITYGPIGRFRPHNSPFGSGVGYFGHMDMTGNAEEWVWDWYGPYTADAKVNPTGSVTGTERVVRGSSLLRGGNPLTKQFFLNYDRYRRLPGNRNQAGGFRLVRNL; the protein is encoded by the coding sequence ATGCGATTGATTTTCATAACATTTGGACTCACACTGTTATCCTTTCTGTTCATTGGCTGCAGTGATTCGAGCGATCCCATCGACCCGAACGAAGATCGTAACCCCGGTGAATGGCGCTGGCCGGAAAATGCAGGCAACGACGGTCTGCAGTATGGTGAACAGATACAAGTTCCCAGTGGAACATTCACAATGGGATGGCAAAATGGCGAAACAGAACCATATAGTGTTTCAATGACTCGTCCGGTCAGTCAAGTAACTGTCTCTGGTTTTTGGATGGATAAATTTGAAGTTACAAATCTGGCCTTTAAAACATATGTAAACGCCGCTAATCCAGACGACACGCTTCGTCCACGCGAATTTCTTCAGTTACCTTCCTCCGGTCAATACCCATGGTATGAGGTTGATTCGATGGGTAATTACGCAGTTCAACCGGTATCGTGGTGGGGTGCAGTTTATTATGCGAATTGGCGCTCCCGGTTGGAAAGGCTCGATGAGGTGTATACCATTTACGATTCTGCCGGCGCGAATCGTATCCGATGGGATCGAAGTAAGAACGGCTACCGACTTCCTACCGAAGCGGAATGGGAGTATGTTGCCCGTGGCGGGGCTGACCGTAACTACATTTTTTCGTGGGGAAACGATCCGATATACGACGAAGTGATGAATATTCCTCGAGCTGCGTTCGGTGCAGTTGATGCAGTACAATACACGATGAACAGCAGTTTTCGTACCCGAATCACTTACGGACCGATTGGAAGATTCCGACCACATAATAGCCCGTTTGGCTCAGGGGTGGGATACTTCGGACACATGGATATGACTGGAAATGCTGAAGAATGGGTTTGGGATTGGTATGGTCCTTACACGGCCGACGCGAAAGTGAATCCAACAGGATCGGTAACCGGTACCGAACGGGTAGTCCGAGGTAGCAGTCTGCTAAGAGGTGGTAATCCACTAACCAAACAGTTTTTCTTGAATTATGATCGTTATCGACGATTGCCGGGCAATCGAAATCAGGCCGGCGGTTTCCGGTTAGTCCGAAACCTGTAA
- a CDS encoding class I SAM-dependent methyltransferase: MSFKQTLKRIIPKLLHHLYNRVVSRGKIASIYGDWFELDWKKTATNADDETWKKVYNVSWEHWSQQDLSPLDLTKIEALVPENVTLLDAGCGDGYLLAHLLGKGRILSGVDLSETAIRKARERLGNAVNLQTAFLEKLPYCDKEFDVVVSAHTLEHVKQFGAAVSELQRVCKQRLILLVPSQEYLPYTQDYHLHFFPKNEDFLNRVNIPNARLERYTVSDGLCAYAGDVLLLVVDFA, encoded by the coding sequence GTGAGCTTCAAACAAACATTGAAACGGATTATTCCGAAACTGCTACACCACCTGTATAACCGGGTGGTGTCGCGGGGTAAAATCGCCAGCATCTATGGCGATTGGTTTGAACTCGATTGGAAGAAAACCGCAACGAACGCCGACGACGAGACATGGAAAAAAGTCTATAACGTTTCGTGGGAACATTGGTCGCAACAAGACCTTTCCCCACTCGACCTAACGAAAATCGAAGCGCTGGTTCCGGAAAATGTTACTCTGCTCGATGCCGGGTGTGGCGACGGGTATCTCCTTGCCCACCTCTTGGGAAAAGGTCGGATTTTGTCGGGGGTGGATTTATCGGAAACGGCGATTCGCAAGGCGCGAGAACGGTTAGGGAACGCTGTCAATCTGCAAACGGCATTCCTCGAAAAACTACCGTATTGCGACAAAGAATTCGATGTAGTGGTTTCAGCGCATACGCTGGAACATGTAAAGCAATTCGGAGCGGCGGTGTCGGAGTTGCAGCGCGTCTGTAAACAGCGTCTGATCCTGCTGGTCCCGTCGCAAGAGTACCTCCCCTATACGCAGGATTATCACCTCCACTTCTTCCCGAAGAACGAAGATTTCCTCAATCGAGTCAACATCCCGAATGCCCGCCTCGAACGGTACACCGTCTCGGACGGGTTGTGCGCCTATGCCGGAGATGTATTGCTGTTGGTAGTAGATTTCGCATAA
- a CDS encoding Gfo/Idh/MocA family oxidoreductase — MKNFAVIGTAGYIAPRHLKAIQDTGNRLVAAVDPHDSVGLLDRYSRDARFFTEIERFDRFVEKLRHSDDERKLDYVSICSPNYLHDAHCRLALRIGASAICEKPLVINPWNLDQLQQIEHDTGGRVHTVLQLRLHPHLIALKKELDAKRTNTKHNVELTYITPRGRWYLSSWKGMQDKSGGLATNIGIHLFDLLMWLFGAEESCKLHYSSPQKMAGTVEFKNANVTWFLSVDANDLPTEQDRIANKAYRSILIDGEAVEFSEGFTDLHTRVYEDIMSTGGFGIEDARSSIELVYHLRQQTATPSPDCHPMVRGLS, encoded by the coding sequence ATGAAGAACTTTGCCGTGATCGGGACTGCGGGTTATATCGCCCCGCGGCACCTGAAAGCGATTCAAGATACTGGCAACCGGTTAGTGGCTGCAGTAGACCCTCACGATTCGGTTGGGTTGTTGGATCGGTATTCGCGGGATGCCCGTTTCTTTACGGAAATTGAGCGCTTTGACCGTTTTGTCGAGAAACTTCGCCACTCCGACGATGAACGAAAATTGGATTATGTCAGTATTTGTTCGCCGAATTACTTGCATGACGCCCATTGTCGATTGGCTTTGCGTATCGGCGCAAGTGCGATTTGCGAAAAACCGCTGGTAATCAACCCTTGGAATTTGGATCAACTTCAGCAAATTGAACATGATACCGGCGGCAGGGTTCATACTGTTCTCCAGTTACGGCTTCACCCGCATTTGATAGCTTTGAAGAAAGAGTTGGATGCCAAACGAACTAACACGAAACACAACGTTGAACTAACCTATATCACACCTCGCGGACGTTGGTATTTATCGTCGTGGAAGGGAATGCAAGATAAATCGGGAGGGCTTGCTACCAATATCGGAATTCATCTCTTCGACCTTTTGATGTGGTTGTTCGGTGCGGAAGAAAGCTGCAAATTGCATTATAGTTCACCACAGAAAATGGCGGGAACAGTCGAATTTAAAAATGCGAACGTCACCTGGTTTCTATCGGTCGACGCCAACGATCTCCCCACGGAACAGGATCGTATCGCGAACAAGGCATACCGTTCCATCTTGATCGATGGCGAAGCGGTCGAATTTTCTGAAGGATTCACCGATCTCCATACCCGGGTCTACGAAGACATCATGAGTACCGGCGGCTTCGGAATCGAAGATGCTCGCTCCTCGATAGAACTGGTCTATCATTTACGACAACAAACCGCGACCCCGTCACCCGACTGCCATCCGATGGTGCGAGGATTGTCCTGA
- a CDS encoding acyl-CoA dehydrogenase family protein codes for MPEVYEGVDFYDSDFLLTDEERSIRDMVREWVEREYVPIIRKHVQAGTFPTEVIPQLGEMGLLGANLPEKYGCAAVSEVAYGLINQELERGDSGLRSFSSVQSGLVMYPIFAYGSEEQKSYWLPKLATGEKIGCFGLTEPDHGSDPGSMITRAEDKGDHYLVHGAKMWITNSPMADVFIVWAKLDGVVRGFILEKGMKGLTAPEMTGKLSLWASATGEIVMDHVEVPKANILPNTQGLKGPLSCLTQARYGIAFGATGAAMACFDEVRKYSKSRIQFGKPIGTFQLTQAKLADMVTEITAMQLLQIQLGRLKEHGVMKPHHVSLAKRNNVVKALEIARSARTILGANGILDEYVSMRHAANLESVLTYEGTHEIHTLVLGEWVTGIAAYA; via the coding sequence ATGCCGGAAGTTTACGAAGGGGTTGATTTTTACGACAGCGATTTTCTGTTAACCGATGAGGAACGCTCGATCCGCGATATGGTTCGCGAGTGGGTGGAGCGCGAGTATGTCCCAATTATCCGGAAACACGTCCAAGCGGGCACCTTCCCGACCGAAGTGATTCCCCAATTGGGTGAGATGGGTCTGCTCGGGGCAAATTTACCGGAAAAATACGGTTGCGCCGCCGTTTCCGAAGTCGCTTACGGTCTCATCAATCAGGAACTCGAACGGGGCGACAGCGGATTGCGCAGTTTCTCTTCGGTACAGTCGGGTCTTGTAATGTATCCGATATTTGCCTATGGCTCCGAGGAACAGAAGAGTTATTGGCTTCCCAAGTTAGCAACCGGCGAAAAAATCGGTTGCTTTGGACTTACCGAACCTGATCACGGCAGCGATCCCGGCAGTATGATTACCCGCGCCGAAGACAAGGGGGATCACTATCTCGTACACGGTGCGAAGATGTGGATTACCAATAGTCCAATGGCGGATGTGTTTATCGTATGGGCAAAACTCGATGGCGTAGTACGCGGATTCATTCTCGAAAAGGGGATGAAGGGATTGACCGCTCCCGAAATGACCGGGAAGCTTTCGTTGTGGGCATCGGCGACCGGCGAAATTGTGATGGATCATGTCGAAGTGCCAAAAGCGAACATTCTACCCAATACACAGGGGTTGAAGGGCCCGCTCTCCTGTTTGACGCAAGCGCGGTACGGGATCGCCTTCGGGGCGACCGGTGCGGCGATGGCGTGTTTCGACGAAGTGCGCAAATACTCAAAATCACGCATTCAATTCGGCAAACCGATTGGCACCTTCCAATTGACACAAGCAAAATTAGCGGATATGGTAACGGAAATTACCGCGATGCAATTGCTCCAGATTCAGTTGGGACGGCTCAAGGAACACGGAGTAATGAAACCGCATCACGTCTCGCTTGCCAAACGGAATAATGTCGTGAAAGCGTTGGAAATCGCCCGTTCCGCCCGAACGATTCTCGGCGCGAACGGCATCCTCGACGAGTATGTTTCGATGCGTCACGCGGCAAATCTTGAGTCGGTATTGACCTACGAAGGGACCCACGAAATTCATACCCTCGTACTCGGCGAGTGGGTGACCGGTATTGCGGCGTATGCTTAG